In Hermetia illucens chromosome 1, iHerIll2.2.curated.20191125, whole genome shotgun sequence, one genomic interval encodes:
- the LOC119653744 gene encoding ionotropic receptor 21a isoform X2, producing MMQLFWRVLIFYLLKSTLAEECSLCESGGLKRKWKINGTILEGDENLHGMQKRFIDPTFRGNPKSKGEIWNEKFKGNNTNFAQANSLVALLNKIAVEYLHKCAPYVLYDSYVENSEFAIVQTLFQTFPLTFYHGKINENFKLSNSKLITKGDTNCRSYILFLSDPQKTRSIIGPQMDNKVIVVARSSQWKLQAFLSSEESSDIVNLLVIGESLTADPKRERPYVLYTHHLYSDGLGSNVPVVLTSWIKGSLSRPHVNLFPAKYAKGFAGHRFLIAAANQPPFIFRRKFVDNTGNLNVYWEGLEYRLIKLLSQRLNFSFEIVEPRNINQLGSGEAVREEVELGRADIGMAGAYITQDRLEEIDMSVGHSRDCAAFITLASKALPKYRAIMGPFQWPVWVALTAVYLLGIFPLAYTDRLSLSHLIGNFGEIENMFWYVFGTFTNSLTFTGKYSWSGSRKSSTRLLIGFYWIFTIIVTSCYTGSIIAFVTLPAFPDTVDSVYDLLGLFFRVGTLDRGGWERWFANSTHEPTELLYRKMEFVRTLEEGIGNVTQSFFWNYAFLGSRSQLEYLVQSNFTNDAMSKRSALHLSEECFAPFQVALTFPKNSVYARKINEGIMRLQQSGLINKLLNEVSWKMQRSSTGKLLQATSGANIRDLNQEERQLTTADTEGMFLLMAAGYTIAVLALISEIIGGFTNKCRQIMKRARKSIASEKSSIASSCGSRSSLNKPTANKSQKHDSTKQRNNFPGLSELNLTRETLKELYGGYNKKESTLIVQNGRVIFETEAISENSLSSASCNRNDHCEQIEVDNEETGDPFDKFVNYDQCALESQSHLERIPENSTEGTIYGEPETEDPFGETLDHGKDQQPRRFYSFE from the exons ATGATGCAGCTCTTCTGGCGAGTATTAATTTTCTATCTCCTAAAATCAACGTTAGCAGAGGAATGCAGTTTGTGTGAAAGTGGTGGATTGAAAAGAAAGTGGAAGATCAATGGAACAATTCTCGAAGGCGATGAAAATTTACACGGAATGCAAAAAAGGTTCATTGACCCGACATTTCGTGGCAACCCAAAATCCAAAGGAGAGATTTGGAACGAAAAATTTAAAGGAAATAACACAAACTTCGCCCAGGCTAATTCATTGGTTGCATTATTGAATAAAATCGCTGTGGAATATCTTCATAAGTGTGCACCCTACGTATTATATGATTCGTATGTAGAAAATTCAGAATTCGCAATTGTACAGACACTTTTCCAG ACTTTCCCGTTAACATTTTATCATGGCAAAATTAACGAAAATTTCAAGTTATCTAATTCAAAATTGATAACAAAAGGCGATACAAATTGCAGAAGTTACATTCTGTTTTTATCGGATCCACAAAAAACAAGGAGCATAATTGGCCCGCAAATGGATAATAAAGTAATAGTGGTAGCACGTTCATCACAATGGAAGCTTCAGGCGTTTTTGTCATCTGAAGAATCATCCGATATTGTTAATTTATTAGTTATAGGTGAATCGTTGACAGCAGACCCAAAACGA GAACGTCCATACGTCCTTTATACGCATCATTTATATTCAGATGGATTAGGATCAAACGTTCCGGTTGTATTGACCAGTTGGATTAAGGGATCATTGTCCAGACCTCATGTCAATTTATTTCCAGCCAAATATGCTAAAGGATTTGCTGGTCATCGTTTTTTAATCGCAGCAGCAAATCAACCACCATTTATATTTCGTCGGAAATTCGTCGACAATACTGGAAACTTAAATGTATACTGGGAGGGACTTGAGTATCGATTGATAAAGCTTTTATCACAACGGTtaaatttttcgtttgaaattgtTGAACCACGAAACATAAACCAATTGGG ATCCGGCGAAGCTGTACGAGAAGAAGTTGAACTAGGGCGAGCTGATATAGGTATGGCTGGAGCTTATATTACACAAGATCGACTTGAAGAAATTGACATGTCAGTTGGTCATTCAAGGGACTGTGCAGCTTTCATAACTTTGGCTTCAAAGGCATTACCAAA ATACCGAGCAATCATGGGTCCATTCCAATGGCCCGTTTGGGTAGCGTTAACAGCTGTCTACCTATTGGGAATATTCCCTTTAGCTTATACAGACCGATTGTCTTTAAGCCATCTTATCGGAAACTTTGGAGAGATCGAAAACATGTTTTGGTATGTTTTTGGAACATTTACTAACAGTCTTACATTCACTGGTAAATACTCATGGAGCGGATCGAGAAAGTCGTCAACAAGATTATTGATTGGATTCTACTGGATCTTTACCATTATTGTCACCTCATGTTACACGGGCTCGATCATTGCTTTTGTAACGTTACCTGCATTTCCCGACACCGTAGATTCTGTATACGATTTATTGGGGTTGTTCTTCAGGGTTGGAACTCTAG ATCGGGGTGGATGGGAGAGGTGGTTTGCCAACTCAACACATGAACCAACTGAACTGTTGTATCGAAAAATGGAATTTGtaaggacattggaagaaggaATTGGTAATGTAACCCAATCCTTCTTTTGGAACTATGCATTCTTGGGATCCAGATCTCAACTAGAATATTTGGTTCAATCGAATTTCACGAATGA TGCAATGAGTAAACGATCAGCACTGCATCTGAGTGAGGAATGCTTCGCCCCCTTCCAAGTCGCACTAACATTTCCGAAAAATTCTGTCTACGCCCGAAAGATCAATGAAGGAATTATGCGGCTCCAGCAAAGCGGTCTCATTAACAAGCTACTCAACGAAGTATCGTGGAAGATGCAACGATCTTCTACGGGGAAGCTGCTTCAAGCTACTTCAGGTGCTAACATCAGAGACCTCAATCAGGAAGAACGACAACTAACAACTGCTGACACTGAAGGCATGTTCCTGCTAATGGCCGCTGGATATACTATAGCGGTCCTTGctttaatatcagaaataattgGCGGTTTCACTAATAAATGTAGACAAATAATGAAACGGGCAAGGAAATCGATAGCGTCAGAAAAATCCAGTATTGCGTCTAGTTGTGGAAGTCGAAGTTCACTCAATAAACCCACTGCAAATAAATCACAGAAACATGATTCGACAAAGCAGAGAAACAACTTCCCAGGTTTGAGCGAATTAAACCTAACCAGAGAAACGTTGAAAGAACTGTACGGAGGCTACAATAAGAAGGAATCAACGCTTATAGTGCAAAATGGTCGCGTAATTTTTGAAACAGAGGCTATTTCTGAAAATTCGTTATCCTCAGCCAGTTGTAATCGGAATGATCACTGTGAACAAATAGAAG TTGACAATGAGGAAACCGGAGACCCTTttgataaatttgtcaattatgACCAATGTGCTTTAGAGAGTCAAAGCCATTTGGAAAGAATTCCGGAAAATTCTACTGAAGGAACAATTTATGGAGAGCCTGAAACTGAGGATCCTTTCGGGGAAACTCTCGACCATGGAAAGGATCAGCAACCAAGGAGGTTTTACTCTTTTGAATAA
- the LOC119653744 gene encoding ionotropic receptor 21a isoform X1: protein MMQLFWRVLIFYLLKSTLAEECSLCESGGLKRKWKINGTILEGDENLHGMQKRFIDPTFRGNPKSKGEIWNEKFKGNNTNFAQANSLVALLNKIAVEYLHKCAPYVLYDSYVENSEFAIVQTLFQTFPLTFYHGKINENFKLSNSKLITKGDTNCRSYILFLSDPQKTRSIIGPQMDNKVIVVARSSQWKLQAFLSSEESSDIVNLLVIGESLTADPKRERPYVLYTHHLYSDGLGSNVPVVLTSWIKGSLSRPHVNLFPAKYAKGFAGHRFLIAAANQPPFIFRRKFVDNTGNLNVYWEGLEYRLIKLLSQRLNFSFEIVEPRNINQLGSGEAVREEVELGRADIGMAGAYITQDRLEEIDMSVGHSRDCAAFITLASKALPKYRAIMGPFQWPVWVALTAVYLLGIFPLAYTDRLSLSHLIGNFGEIENMFWYVFGTFTNSLTFTGKYSWSGSRKSSTRLLIGFYWIFTIIVTSCYTGSIIAFVTLPAFPDTVDSVYDLLGLFFRVGTLDRGGWERWFANSTHEPTELLYRKMEFVRTLEEGIGNVTQSFFWNYAFLGSRSQLEYLVQSNFTNDAMSKRSALHLSEECFAPFQVALTFPKNSVYARKINEGIMRLQQSGLINKLLNEVSWKMQRSSTGKLLQATSGANIRDLNQEERQLTTADTEGMFLLMAAGYTIAVLALISEIIGGFTNKCRQIMKRARKSIASEKSSIASSCGSRSSLNKPTANKSQKHDSTKQRNNFPGLSELNLTRETLKELYGGYNKKESTLIVQNGRVIFETEAISENSLSSASCNRNDHCEQIEGDDSNVRFSEQNDSESDSDFAVDNEETGDPFDKFVNYDQCALESQSHLERIPENSTEGTIYGEPETEDPFGETLDHGKDQQPRRFYSFE, encoded by the exons ATGATGCAGCTCTTCTGGCGAGTATTAATTTTCTATCTCCTAAAATCAACGTTAGCAGAGGAATGCAGTTTGTGTGAAAGTGGTGGATTGAAAAGAAAGTGGAAGATCAATGGAACAATTCTCGAAGGCGATGAAAATTTACACGGAATGCAAAAAAGGTTCATTGACCCGACATTTCGTGGCAACCCAAAATCCAAAGGAGAGATTTGGAACGAAAAATTTAAAGGAAATAACACAAACTTCGCCCAGGCTAATTCATTGGTTGCATTATTGAATAAAATCGCTGTGGAATATCTTCATAAGTGTGCACCCTACGTATTATATGATTCGTATGTAGAAAATTCAGAATTCGCAATTGTACAGACACTTTTCCAG ACTTTCCCGTTAACATTTTATCATGGCAAAATTAACGAAAATTTCAAGTTATCTAATTCAAAATTGATAACAAAAGGCGATACAAATTGCAGAAGTTACATTCTGTTTTTATCGGATCCACAAAAAACAAGGAGCATAATTGGCCCGCAAATGGATAATAAAGTAATAGTGGTAGCACGTTCATCACAATGGAAGCTTCAGGCGTTTTTGTCATCTGAAGAATCATCCGATATTGTTAATTTATTAGTTATAGGTGAATCGTTGACAGCAGACCCAAAACGA GAACGTCCATACGTCCTTTATACGCATCATTTATATTCAGATGGATTAGGATCAAACGTTCCGGTTGTATTGACCAGTTGGATTAAGGGATCATTGTCCAGACCTCATGTCAATTTATTTCCAGCCAAATATGCTAAAGGATTTGCTGGTCATCGTTTTTTAATCGCAGCAGCAAATCAACCACCATTTATATTTCGTCGGAAATTCGTCGACAATACTGGAAACTTAAATGTATACTGGGAGGGACTTGAGTATCGATTGATAAAGCTTTTATCACAACGGTtaaatttttcgtttgaaattgtTGAACCACGAAACATAAACCAATTGGG ATCCGGCGAAGCTGTACGAGAAGAAGTTGAACTAGGGCGAGCTGATATAGGTATGGCTGGAGCTTATATTACACAAGATCGACTTGAAGAAATTGACATGTCAGTTGGTCATTCAAGGGACTGTGCAGCTTTCATAACTTTGGCTTCAAAGGCATTACCAAA ATACCGAGCAATCATGGGTCCATTCCAATGGCCCGTTTGGGTAGCGTTAACAGCTGTCTACCTATTGGGAATATTCCCTTTAGCTTATACAGACCGATTGTCTTTAAGCCATCTTATCGGAAACTTTGGAGAGATCGAAAACATGTTTTGGTATGTTTTTGGAACATTTACTAACAGTCTTACATTCACTGGTAAATACTCATGGAGCGGATCGAGAAAGTCGTCAACAAGATTATTGATTGGATTCTACTGGATCTTTACCATTATTGTCACCTCATGTTACACGGGCTCGATCATTGCTTTTGTAACGTTACCTGCATTTCCCGACACCGTAGATTCTGTATACGATTTATTGGGGTTGTTCTTCAGGGTTGGAACTCTAG ATCGGGGTGGATGGGAGAGGTGGTTTGCCAACTCAACACATGAACCAACTGAACTGTTGTATCGAAAAATGGAATTTGtaaggacattggaagaaggaATTGGTAATGTAACCCAATCCTTCTTTTGGAACTATGCATTCTTGGGATCCAGATCTCAACTAGAATATTTGGTTCAATCGAATTTCACGAATGA TGCAATGAGTAAACGATCAGCACTGCATCTGAGTGAGGAATGCTTCGCCCCCTTCCAAGTCGCACTAACATTTCCGAAAAATTCTGTCTACGCCCGAAAGATCAATGAAGGAATTATGCGGCTCCAGCAAAGCGGTCTCATTAACAAGCTACTCAACGAAGTATCGTGGAAGATGCAACGATCTTCTACGGGGAAGCTGCTTCAAGCTACTTCAGGTGCTAACATCAGAGACCTCAATCAGGAAGAACGACAACTAACAACTGCTGACACTGAAGGCATGTTCCTGCTAATGGCCGCTGGATATACTATAGCGGTCCTTGctttaatatcagaaataattgGCGGTTTCACTAATAAATGTAGACAAATAATGAAACGGGCAAGGAAATCGATAGCGTCAGAAAAATCCAGTATTGCGTCTAGTTGTGGAAGTCGAAGTTCACTCAATAAACCCACTGCAAATAAATCACAGAAACATGATTCGACAAAGCAGAGAAACAACTTCCCAGGTTTGAGCGAATTAAACCTAACCAGAGAAACGTTGAAAGAACTGTACGGAGGCTACAATAAGAAGGAATCAACGCTTATAGTGCAAAATGGTCGCGTAATTTTTGAAACAGAGGCTATTTCTGAAAATTCGTTATCCTCAGCCAGTTGTAATCGGAATGATCACTGTGAACAAATAGAAGGTGATGACAGTAACGTAAGGTTTAGTGAACAAAATGACAGTGAATCTGATTCGGATTTTGCAGTTGACAATGAGGAAACCGGAGACCCTTttgataaatttgtcaattatgACCAATGTGCTTTAGAGAGTCAAAGCCATTTGGAAAGAATTCCGGAAAATTCTACTGAAGGAACAATTTATGGAGAGCCTGAAACTGAGGATCCTTTCGGGGAAACTCTCGACCATGGAAAGGATCAGCAACCAAGGAGGTTTTACTCTTTTGAATAA
- the LOC119653759 gene encoding uncharacterized protein C1orf50 homolog: MKRSSDIDMADLSYDAAMKKVHLVERNRNPNGAHILSLNRVSIHESSDIISLATQIQRADEAVKDVACGKLALILEQIKMLQSQAKRILEETEHNNSLHHAACNFQKVPGQIYHLYQNESGQNLFSMLSPEEWGSSCPHKFLGSYRLERDSTWTPIKNIDERDRQNEWGARLLASANSGDQNMLSLDYEKM; this comes from the exons ATGAAAAGAAGTTCCGACATAGACATGGCTGATTTATCGTACGATGCTGCGATGAAAAAGG TCCACCTCGTGGAAAGAAACCGAAATCCGAATGGGGCACACATCCTTAGTTTGAATCGCGTTTCAATCCACGAGTCCAGCGATATAATCAGTTTGGCTACACAAATTCAACGTGCAGATGAAGCGGTGAAAGATGTTGCATGCGGGAAACTGGCACTGATTTTGGAGCAG ataaaaatgcTTCAATCTCAAGCTAAGCGAATTCTCGAAGAAACTGAACATAATAACTCCCTCCACCATGCAGCTTGTAATTTTCAGAAAGTTCCTGGGCAAATTTATCACTTATACCAAAATGAATCAGGACAGAATTTATTTAGCATGCTTTCACCAGAA GAATGGGGATCATCGTGTCCACACAAATTTCTCGGGAGTTACAGATTGGAACGCGATTCAACTTGGACACCCATAAAGAATATCGACGAAAGGGATCGACAAAATGAATGGGGGGCAAGACTTCTAGCATCAGCAAATTCAGGGGATCAGAATATGCTTTCATTAGATTATGAAAAAATGTAG